The Garra rufa chromosome 18, GarRuf1.0, whole genome shotgun sequence genome window below encodes:
- the mafba gene encoding transcription factor MafB: MLQRSSASCSESHPENCMRQKGEEQQKSGFATLVNTLLKNRDTMSADLAMGPELPTSPLALEYVNDFDLMKFEVKKEAMAGLDRSNIRQCNRLQPQGSVSSTPISTPCSSVPSSPSFSPTEQKNHLEELYWLPGGGYPQQIDPQTLSLTPEDAVEALIGATAHGHPPPPHVQQQLQAGGFEGYRGAHHHHGHAQQQQQQQHHHHQYGAIPHHPDDLPGHPGAHGHHHHHHHHHSQDPDSPSPTSPGSHQQLHHRHHHHHHPHGHPGQQGHHGVGGGLNVEDRFSDDQLVSMSVRELNRHLRGFTKDEVIRLKQKRRTLKNRGYAQSCRFKRVQQKHVLENEKTQLINQVEQLKQEINRLARERDAYKLKCEKLTGANGFREAGSTSDNPSSPEFFM; this comes from the coding sequence GAAAATTGCATGCGCCAAAAGGGGGAAGAACAGCAAAAGTCGGGTTTTGCGACGCTGGTAAACACTTTACTGAAGAACAGGGACACAATGAGCGCCGATCTCGCCATGGGGCCCGAGCTGCCCACCAGCCCGCTGGCGTTGGAATATGTCAATGACTTTGATTTAATGAAATTCGAGGTGAAGAAAGAGGCCATGGCGGGGCTCGACCGCTCCAACATACGGCAGTGCAATCGCCTCCAGCCGCAGGGCTCCGTGTCCTCCACTCCGATCAGCACCCCGTGCAGCTCCGTGCCGTCCTCGCCGAGCTTCAGCCCCACGGAACAGAAGAACCATCTGGAGGAGCTGTACTGGCTGCCGGGCGGCGGGTACCCGCAGCAGATCGACCCGCAGACGCTAAGTCTGACACCCGAAGACGCGGTGGAGGCTCTGATCGGTGCCACGGCCCACGGGCACCCTCCGCCCCCTCATGTGCAGCAGCAGTTGCAAGCAGGAGGCTTTGAGGGATATAGGGGCGCGCATCACCACCACGGCCACGcgcaacaacagcagcagcagcagcatcacCACCACCAATACGGCGCGATCCCCCATCACCCCGACGACCTGCCAGGTCACCCCGGCGCCCACGGCCACCATCAccatcaccaccaccaccacagTCAGGACCCCGACAGCCCTTCTCCTACCTCGCCCGGGTCCCACCAGCAGCTCCACCACCGTCACCACCACCATCACCACCCGCACGGCCACCCCGGCCAGCAGGGTCACCACGGCGTGGGGGGCGGCCTAAACGTGGAGGACCGCTTCTCCGACGATCAGCTGGTGTCCATGTCCGTACGGGAGCTCAACCGACACCTACGGGGCTTCACCAAGGACGAGGTGATCCGCCTGAAGCAGAAACGCCGGACCCTGAAGAACCGGGGCTACGCGCAGTCGTGCCGCTTCAAGCGAGTGCAGCAGAAGCACGTGCTGGAGAACGAGAAGACCCAGCTCATCAACCAAGTAGAGCAGCTCAAGCAAGAGATCAACCGGCTGGCCCGAGAGAGAGACGCCTACAAACTCAAGTGCGAGAAACTGACCGGAGCGAACGGGTTCCGTGAGGCAGGATCCACGAGCGACAACCCGTCCTCCCCAGAGTTCttcatgtga